One window of Labilithrix sp. genomic DNA carries:
- a CDS encoding winged helix DNA-binding protein, with translation MSSKPTVSEEPGLAFSEEEVDALSQDKIVRLQTFRLLIVLANGLRNMTDKLLAADGLTTQQAAVLTIARGLGRPSFSECATALATSHQNVKQIALALERKGFVRIVPDPNDGRIRRLQTTPKNDRYWAKRNPSDHAAVLATFNALTPHEARTLFRLLTKLKTGLEG, from the coding sequence ATGTCGAGCAAGCCGACCGTCTCCGAGGAGCCGGGCCTCGCGTTCTCCGAGGAAGAAGTGGACGCGCTGAGCCAGGACAAGATCGTACGGCTCCAGACGTTCCGGCTCCTGATCGTCCTCGCGAACGGTCTACGGAACATGACCGACAAGCTCCTCGCCGCAGATGGCCTGACGACGCAGCAGGCAGCGGTACTCACGATCGCGCGAGGTCTTGGGCGGCCGTCCTTCTCCGAGTGCGCTACCGCCCTCGCGACGAGCCACCAGAACGTGAAGCAGATCGCGCTCGCCCTCGAGCGAAAGGGGTTCGTTCGCATCGTGCCCGATCCGAACGACGGTCGAATTCGCCGACTCCAAACGACACCGAAGAACGATCGCTACTGGGCCAAACGCAACCCAAGCGACCACGCCGCCGTCCTCGCGACCTTCAACGCGCTCACACCGCACGAGGCGCGCACGCTGTTCCGGTTGCTGACGAAGTTGAAGACCGGGCTCGAGGGCTGA
- a CDS encoding WG repeat-containing protein produces the protein MKILRANGKFGFQDEQGKVLVTPKYDHAVEPPEGEGLGIVCLGGGLCDRSDNHEPTRLEHLGGKWGAVDERGDEVVPLEYDELGHAGHRILIANRGARIGLLDERGTVITPIEYSWIAPFSEGLAMCRRAEGEQRNGYLDTTGAVAIPCEYADALTFSEGRALVADADWNHGVLDRAGRAIIPCLYERHVLFKDGIAVVKRDGKYGIVDEVGAEVVPCIYEAIGQFSEARAAFKLDGKWGYLNHAGEMVIAARFDDYLGGPSAFDKGRARVRLNGRELFINNKGAELNAKKPPRTSLEVLRRYGQSDPERAQLFDELQPWVTAPPSDERDRQLVAELLAETTAWVASHNSYGMPFAQYSIGWLRESLVKQFLTTLSGPLADPQKGPLQLLYRLHGLGRAQ, from the coding sequence ATGAAGATCCTCAGAGCCAACGGCAAGTTCGGTTTTCAAGACGAGCAGGGCAAGGTCCTCGTCACTCCGAAGTACGACCACGCGGTGGAGCCACCTGAAGGCGAAGGGCTCGGCATCGTCTGCCTCGGCGGAGGTCTGTGTGACCGGTCGGACAACCACGAACCCACGCGGCTCGAGCACCTCGGCGGAAAATGGGGCGCCGTCGACGAACGCGGTGACGAGGTGGTTCCGCTCGAGTACGACGAGCTCGGACACGCAGGACATCGCATCCTGATCGCCAATCGAGGCGCGCGCATCGGGTTGCTCGACGAGCGTGGGACGGTCATCACGCCTATCGAATACTCGTGGATCGCCCCGTTCTCGGAGGGGCTGGCGATGTGCAGGCGCGCCGAGGGCGAACAGCGGAACGGCTACCTCGACACGACCGGTGCGGTCGCCATCCCCTGCGAGTACGCCGACGCGCTGACCTTCAGCGAAGGTCGTGCGCTGGTCGCCGACGCGGACTGGAACCACGGCGTCCTCGACCGCGCGGGCCGCGCCATCATTCCCTGCCTCTACGAGAGGCATGTCCTGTTCAAAGACGGAATTGCCGTCGTCAAACGTGACGGTAAATACGGTATCGTCGACGAAGTCGGCGCAGAGGTGGTTCCTTGTATCTACGAGGCTATCGGTCAGTTCAGCGAAGCTCGCGCGGCCTTCAAGCTTGACGGCAAATGGGGTTATCTCAACCACGCTGGCGAGATGGTGATCGCCGCACGGTTCGATGACTACCTCGGCGGCCCTTCTGCGTTCGACAAGGGGCGCGCCCGCGTGCGCTTGAACGGGCGCGAGCTCTTCATCAACAACAAGGGCGCGGAGCTCAACGCGAAGAAGCCGCCGCGGACGAGCCTGGAGGTACTGCGACGCTACGGCCAAAGCGATCCGGAGCGGGCGCAACTATTCGACGAGCTCCAGCCTTGGGTGACCGCTCCGCCCTCCGACGAACGCGATCGGCAGCTCGTCGCCGAGCTGCTCGCGGAGACGACCGCGTGGGTGGCCTCCCACAACTCCTATGGCATGCCCTTCGCGCAGTATTCAATCGGCTGGCTGCGCGAGAGCCTCGTGAAGCAGTTTCTCACCACCCTCTCGGGCCCCCTCGCCGACCCCCAGAAGGGTCCGCTGCAGCTCCTCTACCGCCTCCACGGACTCGGGCGGGCGCAATGA
- a CDS encoding SRPBCC family protein, with the protein MEPKSEREIVVTRTFDAPARIVFQAWTTPALFRRWWVPKSMPLALLSYEADIRTGGSYRLVFDVDGTKTMAFFGKYIEVTPHSRIVWTNDESGEDGAITTVTLEEEGDKTLMVLHELYRSKEARDAALASGAYDGMAETFGQLDEVLVTLRA; encoded by the coding sequence GTGGAGCCGAAGTCCGAGCGCGAAATCGTCGTCACGCGAACCTTCGACGCTCCGGCTCGCATCGTCTTTCAGGCGTGGACCACTCCCGCGCTGTTCAGGCGGTGGTGGGTACCGAAGTCGATGCCGCTGGCCCTGCTCTCTTACGAGGCGGATATCCGTACTGGAGGCAGCTACCGACTCGTGTTCGACGTCGACGGCACGAAGACGATGGCGTTCTTTGGCAAGTACATCGAAGTGACTCCGCACTCACGAATCGTCTGGACGAATGACGAGAGCGGCGAGGACGGGGCCATCACGACGGTGACGCTCGAGGAAGAAGGCGACAAGACTCTGATGGTGCTGCACGAGCTCTATCGCTCCAAGGAGGCTCGCGATGCCGCCCTCGCCTCCGGGGCATACGACGGGATGGCCGAGACGTTCGGACAACTGGACGAGGTGCTCGTCACGCTGCGCGCATAG